In Zingiber officinale cultivar Zhangliang chromosome 6A, Zo_v1.1, whole genome shotgun sequence, a single genomic region encodes these proteins:
- the LOC121994756 gene encoding putative F-box protein At5g66830, which produces MSTCWSEISTDLLYLILSKVSIPDLFRCAAVCSHWSAVVDMVSRRRGDQRPQIPWLVPEYHLLINGRHNDQNTYNFFSLSEGRVYDIPSRAPGILIVGSSHGWLITTNEVSVQLLNPITGVQIDLPSIPTDRNLEAIRAVLSCDPSRCGDYSVGFVFYCRSMEKELLFLASAADDKWKMIPGNQYHYDDIAFHNGKLYAVSRFEEDDEVIVVAFDLITLDSTPTGTPVVALPFSIWDFTFDMHFVCTYFGDLLIARATITNELVDYNKKLEVWKVDTEKGAMVAMNNLGKHALFLSTCSSFCLDTSSLPDLKSNSIYLSNEWGNNLVYSLEDESFTSLSLPSLSSPKLERPPLVWFTPSFAC; this is translated from the coding sequence ATGTCTACTTGCTGGTCGGAGATTTCTACGGATCTCTTATACTTAATCCTATCCAAGGTCTCGATCCCTGATCTCTTCCGCTGCGCCGCCGTATGCTCACATTGGTCCGCCGTGGTCGATATGGTCAGCCGCCGCCGCGGTGATCAACGCCCTCAGATCCCATGGCTTGTGCCGGAATACCACCTCCTCATAAACGGAAGACATAACGATCAAAACACCTACAACTTCTTCAGCCTATCGGAGGGCCGCGTGTATGATATCCCAAGTCGCGCTCCTGGCATCCTCATCGTCGGATCTTCTCATGGTTGGCTCATAACCACCAACGAGGTTAGTGTACAGCTCCTCAACCCTATAACCGGTGTGCAGATCGACCTTCCCTCCATCCCCACCGACCGAAATTTGGAAGCCATCAGAGCCGTGTTGTCCTGCGATCCCTCTAGATGTGGAGATTACAGCGTCGGCTTTGTATTCTATTGCCGTTCTATGGAGAAAGAGTTATTGTTCTTGGCTAGCGCGGCAGATGACAAGTGGAAGATGATCCCTGGAAATCAATATCACTATGATGACATAGCATTTCACAACGGCAAGCTCTATGCGGTGTCACGATTCGAAGAAGATGACGAAGTGATAGTGGTGGCGTTCGATCTCATCACGCTGGATTCAACTCCGACAGGGACGCCGGTGGTGGCTCTGCCATTCAGCATTTGGGATTTTACTTTCGACATGCACTTTGTTTGCACGTATTTCGGTGATCTACTGATCGCGCGGGCAACTATCACGAATGAATTAGTAGATTATAATAAGAAATTGGAGGTTTGGAAAGTGGATACGGAGAAAGGCGCCATGGTCGCGATGAATAACTTGGGGAAGCATGCTCTATTCTTGAGCACatgctcttctttttgccttGATACTTCTTCATTGCCTGATTTGAAGTCAAATTCCATTTATCTCTCGAATGAGTGGGGTAATAACTTGGTTTACAGCCTAGAGGACGAAAGCTTCACCTCATTGAGTCTGCCTTCATTGTCATCTCCAAAACTAGAGCGGCCACCGCTTGTTTGGTTTACACCCAGTTTTGCCTGCTGA